A section of the Capra hircus breed San Clemente chromosome 23, ASM170441v1, whole genome shotgun sequence genome encodes:
- the LOC102181640 gene encoding histone H2A type 1, translated as MSGRGKQGGKARAKAKTRSSRAGLQFPVGRVHRLLRKGNYAERVGAGAPVYLAAVLEYLTAEILELAGNAARDNKKTRIIPRHLQLAIRNDEELNKLLGKVTIAQGGVLPNIQAVLLPKKTESHHKAKGK; from the coding sequence ATGTCTGGACGCGGAAAACAGGGTGGCAAGGCTCGAGCTAAGGCCAAGACCCGCTCTTCGCGGGCTGGACTTCAGTTTCCCGTGGGCCGAGTGCACCGTCTGCTTCGTAAAGGGAACTATGCCGAGCGGGTCGGGGCGGGAGCACCGGTGTATCTGGCGGCGGTGCTGGAGTACCTGACGGCTGAGATCCTGGAGTTGGCGGGTAACGCGGCCCGGGACAACAAGAAGACCCGCATCATCCCACGTCACCTGCAGCTGGCCATCCGCAACGACGAGGAGCTCAACAAGCTGCTGGGCAAAGTCACCATCGCTCAGGGCGGCGTCCTGCCCAACATCCAGGCCGTGCTGCTCCCTAAGA
- the LOC102181912 gene encoding histone H2B type 1 — MPEPAKSAPAPKKGSKKAVTKAQKKDGKKRKRSRKESYSVYVYKVLKQVHPDTGISSKAMGIMNSFVNDIFERIAGEASRLAHYNKRSTITSREIQTAVRLLLPGELAKHAVSEGTKAVTKYTSSK, encoded by the coding sequence ATGCCTGAACCAGCCAAATCCGCTCCTGCCCCTAAAAAGGGTTCTAAAAAGGCTGTGACTAAGGCCCAGAAGAAGGACGGCAAGAAACGCAAGCGCAGCCGCAAGGAGAGCTACTCCGTGTACGTGTACAAGGTGCTGAAACAAGTCCATCCGGACACCGGTATCTCGTCCAAGGCCATGGGCATCATGAACTCTTTTGTCAATGACATCTTTGAGCGCATCGCGGGCGAGGCGTCTCGCCTGGCACATTACAACAAGCGCTCGACCATTACATCCAGGGAGATCCAGACCGCCGTGCGCCTACTGCTGCCCGGGGAGCTGGCCAAGCATGCGGTGTCTGAGGGCACTAAGGCTGTCACTAAGTACACCAGCTCCAAGTGA